A portion of the Aquicoccus sp. G2-2 genome contains these proteins:
- the rsmH gene encoding 16S rRNA (cytosine(1402)-N(4))-methyltransferase RsmH, with amino-acid sequence MAAAAHAPDDLPHIPVLLCPLVRAVAPVSGVWLDGTFGAGGYARALLEAGAERVIGVDRDPAVFAMAEAWAGAYGARLELVQGEFARLDEYGRELDGVVLDLGVSSMQIDQAERGFSFMNDGPLDMRMSQDGVSARDIVNDADEAALADILYHYGEERASRRIARNIVRARADAPIETTRQLAGIIEKSLPRAKPGQSHPATRSFQALRIAVNDEYGQLVCGLEAAERALKPGGLLAVVTFHSVEDRMVKRFFMEKSGGGGGSRHAPEQVREARFEIVTRKAIGPDDDELAENPRSRSAKLRIGRRTTAEAGAVDRNAIAMPELGRQKTKGRGR; translated from the coding sequence ATGGCGGCCGCTGCCCACGCGCCTGATGACCTTCCGCATATCCCGGTTTTGTTGTGCCCGCTTGTTCGGGCGGTGGCGCCCGTGAGCGGTGTTTGGCTTGACGGGACGTTCGGGGCGGGCGGCTATGCCCGCGCGCTTTTGGAGGCGGGGGCCGAGAGGGTGATCGGGGTGGACCGCGACCCGGCGGTGTTTGCCATGGCGGAAGCTTGGGCCGGGGCGTATGGCGCGCGGCTGGAGCTGGTGCAGGGCGAATTTGCGCGGCTTGATGAGTATGGTCGCGAGCTTGATGGTGTGGTGCTCGATCTCGGGGTCAGTTCGATGCAGATTGATCAGGCGGAGCGCGGGTTTTCGTTCATGAATGACGGGCCGCTGGATATGCGGATGAGCCAAGACGGGGTGAGCGCGCGCGATATTGTCAACGACGCGGACGAGGCGGCGCTGGCGGATATTCTTTATCATTACGGTGAGGAGCGGGCGAGCCGCCGGATTGCCCGCAATATCGTGCGCGCGCGCGCCGATGCGCCGATTGAGACGACCCGGCAACTGGCGGGGATCATTGAGAAATCACTGCCACGTGCCAAGCCGGGGCAGAGCCATCCGGCAACCCGCAGCTTTCAGGCGCTCAGGATCGCGGTGAATGATGAATATGGTCAGCTTGTCTGTGGGCTGGAAGCGGCTGAGCGTGCGCTGAAGCCGGGCGGATTGCTGGCGGTGGTGACGTTTCATTCGGTGGAAGACCGGATGGTGAAGCGGTTCTTCATGGAAAAATCCGGTGGGGGTGGCGGCAGCCGTCATGCGCCCGAGCAGGTGCGTGAGGCGCGCTTTGAGATCGTGACGCGCAAGGCGATTGGCCCGGACGATGACGAGTTGGCGGAAAACCCGCGCAGCCGCAGCGCCAAGCTGCGCATCGGGCGCAGGACCACGGCAGAGGCCGGGGCGGTGGACCGGAACGCCATCGCGATGCCGGAATTGGGGCGGCAGAAAACCAAAGGACGGGGACGATGA
- a CDS encoding cell division protein FtsL, which yields MRSLLYVVTAVLVIGLAFWAYHENYKTQEAMGRAETLQHNIGQARERLSMLRAEWAYLNRPDRLRALAEMNFETLGLLPLSPEQFGRVDQVSYPSEITLDLSGGIDVSSDGATQ from the coding sequence ATGAGAAGCCTGCTATACGTGGTAACGGCGGTTTTGGTGATCGGGCTGGCCTTTTGGGCGTATCACGAGAATTACAAGACTCAGGAAGCGATGGGCCGGGCCGAGACATTGCAGCACAATATCGGGCAGGCGCGCGAGCGGTTGTCGATGTTGCGCGCGGAGTGGGCGTACCTTAACCGGCCCGACCGGCTGCGCGCGCTGGCGGAGATGAATTTCGAGACACTCGGGCTTTTGCCGCTTAGCCCGGAGCAGTTTGGCCGGGTGGATCAGGTCTCATACCCATCCGAGATCACGTTGGATTTGTCCGGCGGGATTGACGTTTCGAGCGATGGAGCGACGCAATGA
- a CDS encoding penicillin-binding protein 2, translated as MSRIPLRPLARILDARAKGENPDAIERENTRARHEEMHDRTRARAEGRLLVLGVMFFCAYMVIGARMGLLANSDPEEPHAGPSAAEIVAQRANIVDRNGRVLATNLDTYSIYAHPQQMIEPKRVATELVKIFPDLDKKRLLKDFTGKRKFVWIKKKISPEQKQAVFDIGDPGLLFGPREMRLYPNGHLAAHVLGGYSFGKEGVDAAEVIGIAGVEKVFDHYLRDPAESGKPLQLSLDLTVQTAAEQTLLGGMKLMNAKGAASVLLDVHTGEVLSVVSLPDFDPNDRPRAPTDGSADDSPLFNRAVQGVYELGSTFKIFAVAQAMELGLVTPDTMIDTRGPLRWGKFRIHDFHNYGKELSVTKVIEKSSNIGTARIAQMIGVKRQRAFLGKLGLLKAVPVEIVEAQGSTPLLPKNWSELSTMTISYGHGISVSPMHLAAAYATIANGGTKITPTLLRRNGPEYGERVMSRDVAAAARTMLRKVVTDGTASFGEVKGYDVAGKTGSADKPKPTGGYYKEKVIATFASMFPADDPKYVLVVTLDEPETFALGETRRTAGWTAVPVAAEMINRLAPLLGLRPHVEPGELAGITLTSN; from the coding sequence ATGAGCCGAATCCCTCTTCGCCCGCTTGCCCGTATCCTTGATGCCCGCGCAAAGGGAGAGAACCCGGACGCAATCGAGCGTGAAAACACCCGCGCACGCCATGAGGAGATGCACGACCGCACCCGTGCGCGCGCCGAAGGGCGGCTTCTGGTGCTGGGGGTGATGTTCTTTTGCGCCTACATGGTGATCGGTGCGCGGATGGGGCTTTTGGCCAATTCGGACCCGGAAGAGCCACATGCCGGGCCAAGTGCCGCGGAGATTGTCGCGCAGCGTGCCAATATCGTGGATCGCAACGGGCGGGTTTTGGCCACCAACCTTGATACCTACAGCATCTATGCCCATCCCCAGCAGATGATCGAGCCGAAGCGCGTAGCGACCGAGTTGGTGAAGATTTTCCCCGATCTCGACAAGAAACGGCTGCTTAAGGATTTTACCGGCAAGCGCAAGTTCGTGTGGATCAAGAAGAAGATCAGCCCGGAACAGAAACAGGCGGTGTTTGATATTGGTGATCCGGGGCTGTTGTTCGGCCCACGCGAGATGCGGCTTTATCCCAATGGGCATCTCGCCGCGCATGTGCTGGGTGGGTATTCGTTTGGCAAGGAAGGTGTGGATGCGGCGGAGGTGATCGGGATTGCCGGGGTCGAGAAGGTGTTTGACCATTATCTGCGCGACCCGGCGGAGAGCGGCAAACCGTTGCAGCTTTCGCTTGACCTGACCGTGCAGACGGCGGCGGAGCAAACTCTGCTGGGCGGTATGAAGCTGATGAATGCCAAGGGTGCGGCAAGTGTTTTGCTGGATGTGCATACCGGCGAGGTTTTGTCGGTGGTGAGCCTGCCGGATTTCGACCCGAACGACCGCCCGCGCGCACCGACCGACGGTAGCGCCGATGACAGCCCGCTCTTTAACCGGGCGGTGCAGGGGGTTTATGAGCTTGGCTCGACCTTCAAGATATTCGCGGTGGCGCAGGCGATGGAGCTTGGCCTTGTGACCCCTGATACGATGATTGACACCCGTGGCCCGCTGCGCTGGGGGAAGTTCAGGATTCACGATTTCCATAACTACGGCAAGGAGTTGTCGGTGACCAAGGTGATCGAGAAAAGCTCGAACATCGGCACGGCACGGATTGCCCAGATGATCGGTGTGAAGCGGCAACGCGCGTTTCTTGGCAAGCTGGGGTTGCTGAAGGCCGTGCCGGTGGAGATTGTCGAGGCGCAAGGCTCTACGCCATTATTGCCGAAGAACTGGTCAGAGCTTTCGACGATGACGATTTCTTATGGGCACGGCATATCGGTCAGCCCGATGCATCTTGCCGCCGCCTATGCGACCATTGCCAATGGCGGCACGAAGATCACGCCGACATTGCTTCGGCGCAATGGGCCGGAATATGGCGAGCGGGTGATGTCGCGCGATGTGGCGGCGGCGGCGCGCACGATGCTGCGCAAGGTGGTAACGGATGGCACGGCGAGCTTTGGCGAGGTCAAGGGGTATGACGTGGCGGGCAAGACCGGCAGCGCCGACAAGCCCAAGCCGACCGGCGGTTACTACAAGGAAAAGGTGATTGCGACATTCGCCAGCATGTTCCCGGCGGATGATCCGAAATACGTGCTGGTGGTCACACTGGACGAGCCGGAGACGTTTGCGCTGGGTGAGACCCGGCGCACGGCGGGGTGGACGGCGGTGCCGGTGGCCGCCGAGATGATCAACCGGCTGGCGCCGCTTCTGGGGCTGCGGCCGCATGTTGAGCCCGGTGAATTGGCTGGTATAACGCTGACATCGAATTGA
- a CDS encoding UDP-N-acetylmuramoyl-L-alanyl-D-glutamate--2,6-diaminopimelate ligase, producing the protein MAQQQPDRQVKSLGELGLTAQQGRAAQITGLAVDSREVRDGFLFAALPGTRVHGGEFIQYALRMGAGAILTDATGAQIAEVELAASDAALIISEDPRQVLAYTAALWFGAQPEVMAAVTGTNGKTSVASFARMIWTELGHEAINLGTTGVEGAWSAPLQHTTPEPITLHRLLAEAAGAGITHGAMEASSHGLAQKRLDGVHLRAAGFTNFTQDHLDYHASFDAYFEAKAGLFERVLPEDGVAVINIDDARGSDMAAIASGRGQDLIAVGRMEGADIQLTAQRFDSTGQEIFFSWEGHGFRAYLPLIGGFQAENVLLAAGLVIGCGEAPERVFETLEQMRGVRGRMQLAARRENGAAVFVDYAHTPDAVATALRALRPHVAGRIIAIVGAGGDRDAGKRPLMGRAAAENADVVIVTDDNPRGEDPALIRTAVIEGCPEANEVGDRAEAILRGIDMLQPGDALLIAGKGHESGQIVGDDVLPFDDAEQASVAVAALEGKLG; encoded by the coding sequence ATGGCGCAGCAGCAGCCGGATAGACAGGTGAAATCGCTTGGTGAGTTGGGGCTGACTGCGCAGCAGGGGCGTGCGGCGCAGATCACCGGATTGGCGGTGGACAGCCGCGAGGTCAGGGACGGGTTTCTTTTCGCGGCGCTGCCCGGCACGCGGGTGCATGGCGGGGAGTTCATTCAATACGCGCTGCGTATGGGGGCAGGGGCGATCCTGACCGATGCCACCGGCGCGCAGATTGCAGAGGTCGAACTGGCCGCGAGCGATGCGGCGCTGATCATCAGCGAAGACCCGCGGCAGGTTCTGGCTTACACCGCAGCACTTTGGTTCGGGGCGCAGCCTGAGGTTATGGCGGCGGTGACGGGCACCAATGGAAAAACCTCGGTCGCGAGTTTCGCGCGGATGATCTGGACCGAGCTGGGCCATGAGGCGATCAACCTTGGCACCACCGGGGTTGAGGGGGCATGGAGCGCGCCGTTGCAGCACACCACGCCGGAGCCAATCACGCTGCACCGGCTATTGGCCGAGGCGGCAGGGGCCGGAATCACCCACGGCGCGATGGAGGCTTCCTCGCACGGGTTGGCGCAAAAGCGGCTGGACGGCGTGCATCTCAGGGCGGCGGGGTTTACCAACTTCACCCAAGACCATCTGGATTATCATGCCAGTTTCGATGCCTATTTCGAGGCCAAGGCCGGGCTTTTCGAACGCGTCCTGCCCGAAGACGGGGTGGCGGTGATCAACATCGACGATGCGCGCGGATCGGATATGGCGGCGATTGCCAGCGGGCGCGGGCAGGACTTGATCGCGGTGGGCCGGATGGAAGGGGCCGACATTCAATTGACGGCCCAGAGGTTCGATAGCACCGGGCAGGAGATATTCTTTTCCTGGGAAGGGCATGGGTTTCGCGCCTATCTTCCGCTGATCGGCGGGTTTCAGGCGGAAAACGTGTTGCTTGCCGCCGGGTTGGTGATTGGCTGTGGAGAGGCACCGGAGCGGGTGTTCGAGACGCTGGAACAGATGCGCGGCGTGCGCGGGCGGATGCAGCTTGCCGCGCGGCGCGAGAATGGCGCGGCGGTGTTTGTCGATTACGCGCATACGCCCGATGCGGTGGCCACGGCGCTGCGCGCGCTGCGCCCGCATGTGGCGGGCCGGATCATCGCCATCGTGGGCGCAGGCGGCGACCGCGATGCGGGCAAGCGGCCCTTGATGGGCCGGGCGGCGGCAGAGAATGCCGATGTGGTGATCGTTACCGATGACAACCCGCGCGGCGAAGACCCGGCGCTTATTCGTACGGCGGTGATCGAGGGCTGTCCGGAGGCCAACGAGGTGGGCGACCGGGCCGAGGCGATCTTGCGCGGGATTGATATGCTGCAACCGGGCGATGCGTTGCTGATTGCCGGGAAGGGCCATGAAAGCGGGCAGATTGTGGGCGACGATGTTCTGCCGTTTGACGATGCGGAACAGGCCAGCGTGGCGGTCGCGGCGCTGGAAGGGAAACTCGGGTGA